One window of the Anolis sagrei isolate rAnoSag1 chromosome 5, rAnoSag1.mat, whole genome shotgun sequence genome contains the following:
- the SINHCAF gene encoding SIN3-HDAC complex-associated factor: MFGFHKPKMYRSLDGCCICRAKSSSSRFTDSKRYEKDFQSCFGLHEVRSGDICNACVLLVKRWKKLPAGSKKNWNHVVDARAGPSLKTTLKPKKMKSLPGNRMKSNQISKLQKELKRHNSDAHSTTSSASPAQSPCYSNQSDDGSDTEMSPGSGRTPVFSFLDLTYWKRQKVCCGIIYKGRFGEVLIDTHLFKPCCSNKKSPVEKPEPQGSQSPTISNQEEW; this comes from the exons ATGTTTGGCTTCCACAAACCGAAGATGTATCGGAGTTTAGACGGATGCTGCATTTGCAGAGCAAAGTCTTCCAGTTCTCGGTTCACTGACAGCAAGCGTTATGAAAAGGATTTCCAAAGCTGCTTCGG TCTACATGAGGTCCGCTCAGGAGATATCTGCAATGCGTGTGTGCTTCTGGTGAAAAGATGGAAAAAGTTGCCAGCCGGATCAAAAAAGAATTGGAATCAT GTGGTGGATGCGAGGGCTGGGCCAAGTCTTAAAACCACACTGAAGCCCAAGAAGATGAAAAGTCTTCCTGGCAACAGGATGAAAAGCAATCAGATAAGCAAGCTGCAGAAAGAGCTGAAGCGACATA ACTCTGATGCCCACAGCACGACTTCAAGCGCCTCTCCAGCCCAGTCACCCTGCTATAGCAACCAATCGGATGATGGTTCAGACACTGAGATGAGCCCTGGTTCTGGCCGCACACCTGTTTTCTCTTTCTTAGATCTTACATATTGGAAAAG ACAAAAAGTTTGCTGTGGAATTATTTACAAAGGCCGCTTTGGAGAAGTCCTTATAGACACTCACCTCTTCAAGCCCTGCTGCAGCAACAAGAAGTCTCCAGTCGAGAAACCTGAGCCTCAAGGGTCCCAGTCTCCGACCATCTCCAACCAGGAAGAGTGGTGA